The genomic stretch GGCAACTACTCTGTTGCTTTTACCTCACATCCACAGCCCCCTGAAAATTCCGGGCTTCTCGCCGCCTGAAAGGTATCCCACCCCTCCTTTCCGATAAGAAGAGACAGCACTAACCCCGCGACTGAATCCGCCCACCATAACTCCGGCACGACCAGATACAGGAGGCTTCCGGCAAAAAGAATGACCGAAAGCTTGATGCACGCCATGGAACACGCCGCGTCCTTCATCATCGTTGCGCTGTTAAGGGCCAGTGCAACGACCCTCTTCTCGTACCATAAAAAATACATGAAACTCAAACTGAGAGAAGCGACTATGAACCCGGGTAATGTTGATATCGGATATTCCACATTGACAAGCTTGTATATCGAGCCTGCAAAGGTCACCAACGCGAGAAGCAGGAAGAGGATTGAAATACCGGTAGTCGCTATCCTCTCCTTTTTCAGCTCAAGCACGGCAGTAGCATTCACGCCTGCAGATTCTGAACGGAACCTCCAAAGCACCAGCGTTGCCGAGCCTACTTCAATAAAACTGTCCAATCCGAAACCGGCAAGCGCGATCGACTCCTTGGAAATCCCGAAATAGACCGAAACCAGACCTTCAATAATGTTATAGCTGATGGTCAGCCACGAAAGCAGAACCGCTTTCTTTATGAATCTGCCGGTTGCTTCACTGTTTGGGCCTGTGCTCGCGCCACTTGGGCTATCATTCATCTCTTGATTATGACAGATTTCCCGGCAAGCCCCTATCCAAACCAGAGAAAAAGGGAGATCAGGAGAAACGGTACCCATGAGAGGTATCTCCCGCGGATACCAAAGAGGATCAGTAAAAAACATGCAGAGAAGGTGATTCGCAAAATTTCCAAAACCTGGTCATGTATCTCAGCTCTCGGGATAGTCGCGTAATGAAAAAGTATCGCCGCGATCCCCAGCATGAATAACGTGGAAAGGTGCCAGGTAAATCTGACTATCAGCCTTGCCATCTCCCGGTTCCCCATCAGCGGGGGGAGGCCGTCTTTCAAGAAAAGCGGGATAAGTATCTTTTTTTCGCCGTAATATGAATGGGAGAATCCCATAAGGACTATCAAACTGCCGGCGCATACCAGGTAATAATTCATCGAACAATCCCTAAAAGATCACAACAACCTTAAAAACTGTACACCGTCCCGATATTTCGGCGGACTGAGCGACAGCGCCGTTACACGCAACGACGTGCTTATTCACGATTTTTCCTCAAACTCCCTGCGTTTAACCGTCGGGAAGTTCCACCTTCCGTTTTTCCCTGTCCGGCTGGTACCTGAAAAGAATTACCACGTTCCCTATAGAGCCGATTATTTCCGAGGAGGTCTTCCCGCTGATTATTTTTGTGAGCTCTTTTTTCTCGTCCTTGAAATCGTCGAACTTTATCTTTATAAGCTCGTGCCTTTCAAGCTCTTCGTCGACCGCCGCCAGCAGATTGTCGGTCACACCCTTTGTACCTACCTGCACAAGAGGGTCCAGATGATGGGCTAGCGCCTTAAGATGCTTCCTTTGACGGCTTGAAAGTTTTTCCATTATTCCTCCAGCCGGTATTCTATGTATATTCAGGCAGAAAGCCAAGCTCTCCATTTAAAGAAGGCCCGGCATTGAAGCTTTTTCGAACCGGCAGAACATCCACTCATCTCCTGAAATTTTCCTTTGACATTAGTCGCATAGCTTACTATTATCACCCGCACATATCACCAACATTGCATAACAGGAGGAAGCGAACATGTTAAGGAAACAGCTTTTGACAATACTGGCCGCCGTGGCGGTACTTCTCCCCTTTTCGGTCAGCGATGCGGCTGAGAAGGAAATTTTCGAATCGGGCGACCACTGCGTAGCCTACAAGGCCGGGAAAAAAATGTTCTTTTCCATGAATGTGGAGGTAATAGGGAAGAACTGCTCCGCCGACGCGGCACTTGAATGGAGCGCCAATTCAAAAAGCGCGGTTATTAAAGTAGTAATCCCGGTTGACAAATTCGACTCCAAAAGCATCGGGCCGAGGGACGAGCATGTGGCCGAAATACTCGGTGGAAAAGGGCTCACCCCGATGATCTTCACCAGCGCCTCGATAGACAGGGAAACCTTCGAAGCTCTTGCAAAAGACGGAAAGACCGATATTCAGGG from Nitrospinota bacterium encodes the following:
- a CDS encoding YceI family protein, which translates into the protein MLRKQLLTILAAVAVLLPFSVSDAAEKEIFESGDHCVAYKAGKKMFFSMNVEVIGKNCSADAALEWSANSKSAVIKVVIPVDKFDSKSIGPRDEHVAEILGGKGLTPMIFTSASIDRETFEALAKDGKTDIQGTLKIDGKDKDVTFSVWVTGSGNGKVVQASLSTSFTTLNVVVPPAGPGGMMANPDDALELHAHLLLERISGIEALNMQTATGNAR
- the yhbY gene encoding ribosome assembly RNA-binding protein YhbY, with amino-acid sequence MEKLSSRQRKHLKALAHHLDPLVQVGTKGVTDNLLAAVDEELERHELIKIKFDDFKDEKKELTKIISGKTSSEIIGSIGNVVILFRYQPDREKRKVELPDG
- a CDS encoding cation transporter, with amino-acid sequence MNDSPSGASTGPNSEATGRFIKKAVLLSWLTISYNIIEGLVSVYFGISKESIALAGFGLDSFIEVGSATLVLWRFRSESAGVNATAVLELKKERIATTGISILFLLLALVTFAGSIYKLVNVEYPISTLPGFIVASLSLSFMYFLWYEKRVVALALNSATMMKDAACSMACIKLSVILFAGSLLYLVVPELWWADSVAGLVLSLLIGKEGWDTFQAARSPEFSGGCGCEVKATE